The genomic DNA AGTTATGCAACACGATAGAAAAAAGTCCCTGAGGGACTTTTTTTTGTTTTTGGAAGAAACGGTAACTGAGTTATTGCATACCAAGCATAACAAACATGTTAGTTTCTTAGTTGTAATTCGGCAAATTCAATTTACGGGAGTGGAGGCACTGCCTTTAATCGGTTTTATAGCTTTAGCCATTGGTTGTTTAACTATTTTGCAGGGTTATGCCTTTCTAAACAATTTCGGGCAGGGGATTTGGGTGCATATAATTTTAGTGAGGGTTATAGTTGGAGAATTAAGTGGAATTATAACAGCTTTAGTAGTAATAGCCAGAAGCGGAACAGCAATTTCTACGGAATTCGGGAATATGGTTGTGAACCGGGAAATGCAATTGTTAAAATCCTTTGATATAGCTCCTATGGGTTATCTTGTCGTTTCCCGTCTTTTAGGTGTAGTAATTTCGCTGGTGGTATTAACGCTTTATTTTAATATTATAGCGGTTGTGGGTGGATGGCTGTTTGCCCAGTTTTTCACTCAATTGTCTTTTAGTGCATTTATGAGTGATTTTTTATCTATCTTAACCTTTCCTTACATTTTGATGAGTGTCCTCAAGTCCATCATTTTCGGCATAGTTATAGCTATTATGGCATCTTATGAAGGGATGAGCGTTAACAAAGCATCAACGGAAGTTCCGCAACGGACGATAAAAGCGGTAGTTATTTCTATTTTCACGGTGATAATTTTAGATATATTTATCACCTGGCTGTTTTGGATTAGTGCCTGATGGATATTATTTTCCGAAATGTAGTTATTGATGGTTTGTTGAACGACTTTAACCTGCAGTTTTCTTCGCAGGGCTGCACTGTGCTGTATGATCCTTGTGAAAGAATTGCTACCACTGTTTTATCCGCATTAGTTGGTGTTACCGAATTGGATAAAGGCGAAATTTTACTGGATGGTATTCCCCGTGAAGAATATCTGAAGCAGCATTCTCTTCTTTCCACTTTTTCGCTTGTGTTTAACGAGGGCATTATGCTGTCTAATTTATCGGTGCACGAGAATTTGCTGCTTCCCTGGGATAAAAGATTTGCCACGGAGGACTATAGCGCTTTTGAAAGAGAACTGCAGATTTTGATGGCAGAGCTGAAACTAAATTGCGGATTGGATTTGCGTCCTGCCAATTTAAGTTCGGCACAGCGCAAATTCTTTTGTTTTATTCGTTCTCTGCTCTTGAAACCTAAAATTATGCTGATTGATGACCCCTATTATCTATTCAATAAAAACGAAAGAAAGATGATCTATGATTTTATCGTAAATCATAGTATTAAAAACACAGCTACAGCGAGCTCCGACTACCCAAACAGCAACCTGGCAAACGAACTATTCTTGCAGGAAATGCTGATTGGCAGTAGTGATGACGATTTCACAGGAGAAATTGCTACTCAAATTATTGACCTTACCCAAAGCTGCTATTAAAGACGGTGCGTTAATTTTGGCATTGGTAGCAGTGAGGGTAGATACTTTTATCTGAGGGTTAAAGTCCTCGTCAACCACTTCTTCAGCTTAATTTCAATACAGCAAGACAAACGAAATCCCCGGTTATTATTGCACGACGCAAACATCAGCATTCCGTTGTGTTGCCCTCCGAGCTTTTATTATAGCAGCAAATGAACACTCTAACGGGAATTTGGCTAAATCCCGTTTATGTTGTTTATCCCTAAACCACTATGTAAATCAGCTAACTAAGCGGATAATATTTATCTGCATAATCAGCGGGAAAAATTATTACGGATTACGGATTGCTACAGCGCGATAAAATCTGTGTTCATCTGCAGGAAGAACATAACTCCAACGATATGGCGCAAGCGGATCAAAACTGCCGGTATTACTAATATCAGAAAAAACACCATAAGGGTCGGTGCAGGAAAAGACCATATATGAATCCGCATCTGATATTTCCTGCATAATCAATTGCAATTGCGTTCCCTGAATTTGGATGGATAAAGGGATTTCCAAATATGCAATTAGCGGTATAGCATTAGTAAACAAATTAGAGGCATTATTTATTTCCGCAGCGTTAATAGTGATGCTGAAGTTCAGGATATTATTATCAAAATCGGTATTATCAAAGCTTAAAACTATTTGAGCGGAATTAGAACTAAGGTATTGCACGCTCAGAAGAGAAAGACCTGCAGGAGCGTTATTAAGAGTAAAGTTACCAATCAGCAAAGTGTTATCTCTCCAGGTAGTATTGGATAGGGTAATATTCACCAAAGCTCCATTCAGATTTCCTTCCGTTAAAGCTGTTTCCGTAGAAATTTGTGCCGAAGCAGGTAATGTAAGATTAACTGTCTGATAGGGAGAATACATACTGTAGCCGCTTGTGAAATAAGAACGCAAACGAAAATAATAGGTATTCCCATTGGATAAACCACTAATATTGCGGGAGAGATTTAAACCCACATCCAGATTATCATAACCGGAAACAATATTCGTAAAATTGGCATCGGTCGCCAGCTGAAAATAATACTTTGTAGCAGAAATGGGAGCCGTCCAATTGGCAGTGAAACTTGTTGTAGTAATATTCGTAGTATTTAAAGGCATAGGAGTCCAGATTTCACAGGCATACATTGGCTCATCAATAAAGGGATTCCGGTTTCCCTGGAGTTCCTGAATACGATTGTTGCGTTGCATTTCCCGCGCATCCGGAGGGTCTATAATATGCCACTGCAGCAAAGTAGAAAGCTTTCCATAATTTGGTCCGCTGGTATTGGTATTATCTACAATTTCCAAATCAAAAGAAGTATCGGTGCCTTCATAACGCACTGCCATATACATAATCATTCTGGCTACATCACCTTTATCCTCATCTCTCGGTTCCCAGGCATAAGTAGAGGTTTTACATCCGGTATCTTGAGAGTAACCGTTATAGGGTGAAGAATCATTATAAGGATTCGTAGCATAATCAAAATCCTTATTACTCTTGGCAGAATTTACTGTTGCATCACAAGGACGCAAATGATGTAAATCCGTTCCTGCGGGTGGACTTTCCTCAAAATCACCATGACTTTTACTCCAGGTATGTTCCCGATTCCATTGTGAAGTGCCTCCTCCGTAATAGGATTTGGGAACACTCCAACCAGTATATATTTCAATAATATTATCGCTATTATTGGGGTCTTCATCTGTATAGGGCAATTTAATCCACAAGGCATCGTAAGAGTATCTTGTAGTATGAGTTGTTCTCAGCAGGTTGTGCAAATTGGTCTTCAGAGTGCTGCCGTAACCCGTAATTCCGGTATAATATCCATTGCTTTGAGTATTTGTAGTAATAGCAGAAACAGGATTGTTTGTAGCAACCGAAGTATTAAAACGCGTATAGCTACCACTGCCGTTATATTCATAAATCCTGAACCAATATGTAGTTGCTGGTGTAAGACCGGATACATTACAGCCATTTAACGGAATCCCTTCCACAATTTGAGTAGCACCATTAAAAATAACCTGTTCACCACTGCCACTGTAAACATTGTTGGCAGTAGGATTGCTGCCGTCAACAGGAGAAGTGAAGGAATTGGTAGTATTTATTTTAACTATTCTCCTTGTCCCGTTGCCTGGAGTCCATTCCAAAGTTATATCTGTATTAGCAGGATAGGTGATAATGTTCGTTGCCTGCAAAGTTGGTGTTTCCACTTCCTGGGGTTCGGCATTAAAAGTATGAGAGCCGAGATTATCTATTGTATCTTGAGGGTATAAATCCCATTCGGAAACCAGCGTAGTAAAAGCATAAGCTCCTGTGCCTGATGGATTTTGGGTTATACCTTGAGCTATAGATGATTTTCTTACTAAAGTAGAATTTACGGTAGTGTAACTGTTATCCCCTAACCAGGCAGCTCCAGGGTCGTTTCCGATTACGCCGAAAATATCAATAAAAGCCCCGGTGCTTATTTTTATCAGGGCTAAGGCATCGTTACCGTTAAAATTCGCTACATTATTATTTGTTAAATCTGTAACAGCTAAAATATCTGCATTGGCACTGGCATTGGAAATAACATAAACCTCACTATCTGCCAGAGTTCCGCTTAGTGTTAAAGTGGAAGAAGGAGTAGTTGACCCGTTGGAATAGAGAGTTACTTTATAATCAGATAAATTTACTGCAGAGCCCGTTCCGTTAAAAATCTCTATAGATTTGTTGGAAGCGCTACCTTCAATATATTCGGAAAAGAATAAGTCCGCTGCATAACTTGTTGCTCCGGTTACTATTCCTGCAACAGCAAGATTTACATCCGTAGCCCCCAAACAGGTATGAATAATGTTTCCGCCAAAAGTTCCGGCAGTAGTTCCGGTCATTCTAACTAAAACATTTCCTTCGTAATTAGGTAAAACGCTGGTGTTTATAGTATAAGTTATACCCTCATCTACAGAAATCTCAAAACCGTTGGGTGCAGAAACATTAATATTTTGGCTTAAATCAACTCCGCTAAGGAAATAGCTTTGTGGTTGTGAAGGGGTTCCCTGGGTGGTTTGAAAAGTAACTAAATTAGCTGTAACATTAATTAGCGGATTTACCGGGATATTAAGATTTATATCAACATCATCAATACCAATCTGTCTTCTGGTTCCGCTTGTTCCTGTGCTCGTTGTAAACCATTGGATAGTAATATTATCTCCCGCAGCTATATTCAAACCGGTTACAACTGCACTTATTTGTTGATTAGTTCCCTCTGCTGTAGAATATTCTAAAGCAGGAATTTCAGTTCCGTTTACACTGACTACCCATTTGGGAGTTCCTGTCTGATCTGTTCGGGCTACTTTTCCCTGATAGGTAACATTCAGGTTATTGATTGTGGCGCCGGTTTGATTTTTTAAGGTTAGGGTAGCAGTTAAAGCATTATTTGGAGCCGAAGAAGTAAGCTGAATTCCCAAAACTCCATTACCCCTTAATCCTCCTGCAGTTCCAGAACCAAAATCTCCACCATAAGTATATTGATCACTTAAAGTCCAGCCGGAGGGCAAACTCTCCAGAGAATTATAAGTTGTGAAATCTTCAGTATAACCCTCGGTAGTAAACGAAACATAAGTAGAAATAACAGTTCCATTAACTGATAAGAAAACTGAAGCACCACCTCCACTATGAGTGATGTTTTCATTTAGATAATTACCCGGACTCAGGTTTGCTTTCAAACGCACATATAAAGTTGCAGGGGATAGAATGCCTCCACTATAAGGTAAAGAGAAACTATTAGAAAAAGTTACATTATCAGAAGAGACCTCAAAACTGGAGGAACCGGTGATAGTTATGTTACCGGACAAGGGACTTAAATTAGAGCCGGAAAGAGTATAGGACTGTGATGCTGAAGGACCTTCTCCAAGTTCATAAGTAAATCCGCTTAAAACAGTAGGATCAAGAACAAGAACAGGAACTACAGGTGTATAATCCGTTAGGGTTATATCATCAATATTTATGCGTTTATCAGTAGCTCCTGATTCTGTAGCGCGTTTTATTCTGATTCTTATATTACCGCTTACATTAACCTGTTCGGAAAATAAACTGGGGTTATCACTGGCAGGAGCAGTAAAAACAGAACCGATTTGAGTCCAGTTAGCTCCGTTATCAACGCTGTATTCAGCTTTCCAGTCAACTTGTGCTTCAGTTCCATAACGCCGATAGTAAAAGGAAAGGGTTCCTAATCCGGTTGTTTTGTTTTCCAGCATTGTCATACTTGAGGTTCCGTAACCACGCAACCTGGCAGAACGGGTTCCATTTTTCCAGTCGTTAGCCAAATTGCCAATTAATGCTTCTGTCATATTCCAGGAAATGCCGCTTAAAGTTACATCTCCTGAGGCGTAAGCAGTTTTTGTCTCATTTGTTCCTTCAAAATTAACAGTATAATCTCCATAGATAATAGAGATGCTAAAGAATAGCATTAGTAAGCAGAGTAACGGTTTTCGCATTCTATATTCTCCTTGTTTTCACCAAAGATAATTAAGCAAGCAGATTACACAGAGGCAACAGATAGAAAGATTGGGAAGGAAAAAGATTTCAGCGATTTTCAGGTCACTAAACTTTTTCCTTCTTCATTTTTCTTTCCTATTTGGGCTTTGGCTGCTCTTAAATACATTGGTTCCAGGTTTTCAATGTTTTGGGGGATAAATTTCTCAGGTAGCTTTTCTGGCAAGTAAAAAAGTCCTGCAGCGGAAGGTATTTGCATAATGGAAGATAAAGTGTAAAAATGATGCCCTGCATTTTGCAATAGAGGACTAAGCATTTCTGCCGCACTTCCGCATAGGATAAAATCATTCTCCTTCAGCTGGCAAAGCTCTTCCGGTTTCATTACTGCAGGGAGAATAATTTCCTTTAAATTATAGTCGTAAAAGGCACAATAAACTTCCTTCATCTTAGCGTCTATAACGGAGAGAATGTTTTTACCCAAACCGCAAACCGGCAAAGCGGCAAGTTCCAAAGAAGAAAAAGCATAAAGAGGAATACCCAAAGCAAAAGCAATTCCTTTGGCTGTTGCTAAACCGATTCTCAGTCCGGTAAAAGACCCGGGTCCAATGCAGAGATACAATGCCTCCAATTCCCTGCGTTCCGCGTTACAGAATTGAAAAGCATAGTCAATAGCTGGCATCAGGGTTTCGCTATGAGTAATCTTGATGTCAAAATAGGCGGAGTAAATAACTTTCTTTTCCTTTGCCAGAGCAAGGGAGCCGAAATTTTGAGTAGTATCAAGGGCAAGTTTCAATTTCCCTTCCGCATCCAATCATCATACAAATTTTCAAAGAACTTTTTATGTTGTGCTTCATCCGCTGCCAGGCGTCTGAAGAGAGTTGATATTTCGGGATCAGGAAATTTCACACTCATTTCAGAATAAAGCAGAAAGGAGGTTTCTTCTCTTTTCATACCCCTTATAAGGATATTCTGATAGCCAAGGTCTAAAATTTCCGGATCAGCTGTAATGTATTCACTTATTTTCAGATTGGGTGTTTTATGAATATCTTCTTCTTTTACACCCGCTTTACGAATTTTCTCAATCGCTATTATATGGCTTTTTTCCATTGCTTCCAGTTCTTTAAGCATTTCCAGCTGACCCTGGAAGTGGGATTGATTTTGCAAATCCTGATAGAATTTTATGGCTTCCTGTTCACGCATAACGGCAAAATCAAGGATTTCTTCAAAGTCCTTTCTATGCATTTATAACCTCACAATTACAGATATTATAAAAAATCACCGGGGAGAAAATAATTCCCCCCGGTAATAAGGGAGCGGATTGTTTTTAATCCAAGGGTTCAAACATATCTTTGCCGACACCGCATTCAGGGCAGACAAAATCATCGGGAAGTTCTTCAAAAGGAATATTGTCGTTTTCGGCAGGATCGTATATCCATCCGCATGCTATACATTGATATTTTTGCATTTTATGTCTCCTTAAGGGGATTTAATAGTTTTCTTTAAAAAGTTCAAAATAACTTTGCGGGTGACTGCAGGAAGGGCAAACAACGGGGGCTTCCGTTCCTTCGTGAATATAACCGCAATTCAGGCATTTCCAAAACACTTTTTCGCCCCGGATAAACACCCTTGCATTTTTTACATTGTCATAGAGCTTACGGAAACGCTTTTCATGTTCTTTTTCCACCTTAGCAATCATTCTCCAGGATTGGGCAGCTTCAGCAAAACCCTCCTCTTCGGCAATATCGGCAAAAAGAGGATAGAGTTCCGTCCATTCTTCATTTTCTCCATTAGCGGCATACTCCAGATTTTTAAGTGTGCTATCGGCAGACCAGCCAACCGGATAGGAACCCATAATATTAATCATTTCTCCTTCCAAACCAAGCTTTTGTAAATGTTTGAAGAATACTTTGGCATGTTCCTTTTCATTTTCTGCGGTTTCCGTAAAGATATTGGATATTTGTTCAAAGCCCTCATTCTTGGCAGTTTTTGCGGAATAGAGATATCTCATTCGGGCTTGACTTTCTCCGGCAAACGCTTTCATTAGATTTTCAGCAGTACGGCTTTCAATATTGGGCATTTAGTTCCTCCTTATTTTAGTTGATTTTTCCATAAACCGTGCACATTGCAATATTCGCGCACAGCCAATACTTTTTCCATTTTAACGCAAAACTTTGCTTTGGGTTCATCCCCGGGATTCAGTTCCTTGCGTAACACTTTTTTCTCCGTAAGCACTTCAATACTGGTGATATAGTGTTTTTCTTCCATCGGATGAGGGATACTGCCAATAGAGACCTCAATTTTATCCCCCAAATCTGTTACTACCGGAATATGTTTTTCCAATGAGGCATCAACAGTATTTTCCTGTAATAATTGCATTGGCTGACCACAGCAAACTAATTCGCCACCGCCAACAAATATTACTTCTACAACATTCCCGCAAACGGGACACCGCCATAATTGTCTAAGAGCTATCATTTTCTTCCTCCTGTTATCTTCTCTTTTTATCTATTATAAGCAAGATAATACTTTTGTCAAATGGAATTTTTCCCTTGCCAAAAAAAACGGTTTTTGTTTTTATGCTTTTATAAAGCTTTAAAAAAGAAAAGGGATGATGAATGAAACGCCTTGTAATGTTGCTGTTAACGCTTCTGCTTTTAGCCGGATGCGTTCAATATAATGAAGAACTTTGGATTAACCGTAATGGTTCAGGCCATGCTGTTATCCGGGTAGTCCACCGTTCTCCTTATGAAAATCCCGAAGAAATTATGCGCAAGGCAGCATTACCTGGCATCAATTTGCAATCTTACGAGATTCATAGAAATGGTCCCGATGTTATCTACACCATCCATTTTAAGTTTAAAAACATTGATGCCTTCAATAATATCAACGACCAATTAGGTGAAGCTGATTTCTGGGGAAAAATAACCCTGAATAAAGAACCCGGCAGAAGAATCACTTTCAAACGCAGAATCGCTTTAGGCAGTCAGGAACAGGATGAATACGATGATATAGAAAATATTTTAGGTCAGCTACAACCCGATAATCCTGTGTGGACTTATAAAGTTCATCTACCCTGGAAAATTATTTCTACCAATGCGTTACCTGCCAATGTAGATATAAATAATCGCACCGTGAGCTGGAGCTTTGATACCCGTAAAATGTGGCAGAAACAGGAACTAATGACTGTTGAATTGCAAAAGGAATTTCCCTGGTTTCTCTTAGTTATCGGGGCTGTAATTGTTGTTCTGTTGGTGTTTTTGATTCATTGGATGTTTCGCTTTCCCAAAAAATCGCATTGGAGGGAAAGAATAAAGCAAAGTGAGAATGAAGAAAAAGGGTAATCGCACGCAGATTTCGCCGATAACGCAGATTTTATTGATGAGAGGTAAGGGCTGAACAAGAGTTCAAGTATTTAAGGGATTTACAATTTTTCTATTCTTTGTTTGTAAATTGGGTGGTTAATGTAAAAAGTATCACCTCCCTATAGTCGGGTATTCTTATAGGATAGATAAGCGTTTATTGCAATTAGAAGCATAAAAGTAATGCCTTAAAAATAATGAGATAGTTTCCCTCTTAAAACAGTATAATACCAACTATAACAATCACTTATATGATAACATCCTAATATGGTTGTCTTTTGTGTTTCTTACTGCGAGCCGATAATTTATCGTTTATCAGGCGTTAATCAAGCGTTAATTATTAACGCTTGATTAAGGGTAGATAATCACTTGATTAACACTTTTAGCTAAGAAAGTAGAGGAACTCTAATTAGTAGTAAAGGAAAAAAGTATCCCCCTTATTATCCTTCCCAACCCGGTTCCCTAAAGCCCCTTAGGGCGACACTTTGATAGCGATGGTGGCGTAAGCCCCTCGAAAATTTTCCGGAATAAACGACGTCCTCGTCGTTTTCTGTCATTAATGTAAGTTACAGGGAATTAAAATGTTAAGAATGTTTAGAGGGTGGAGTTTCTTATGAACGACGAGGACGTCGTTCTTCCGGGATTTGTGAACGACGAGGACGTCGTTCTNNNNNNNNNNNNNNNNNNNNNNNNNNNNNNNNNNNNNNNNNNNNNNNNNNNNNNNNNNNNNNNNNNNNNNNNNNNNNNNNNNNNNNNNNNNNNNNNNNNNACGACGAGGACGTCGTTCTTCCGGGATTTGTGAACGACGAGGACGTCGTTCTTCCGGGATTTGTGAACGACGAGGACGTCGTTCTTCCTGAATAAAAAGCCACTTAGGGCTTTTAAAGTATCTCAACCCTCTAAACCTTTTCAACCCTCTAAACCTTATTTTCCTTTTATGTTTTTTCAATATGGACTGGATATTATATGATTTTTTGGATATTGCTTTCTATATTCTTATACCCTTCAGTTATGTATATTCCATTCTGCATTTTTCAGTGGGCTTCATACCAATTTTTCCCTACTCCCACATCCGTTTTCAGATGGATTTTTTTTGCATATTCTGGGGGTAACGCATTTTCCATAGCGGTTTTAACAATTTCCTTTGCTTCTTCCAGGATACTTTTATGGATTTCAAAAACCAGTTCATCGTGCACCTGGAGAATCATTTTGATATCTTCACGCTTATCTATCTGCTTATAAATGTCAATCATAGCTACTTTAATCAAATCAGCGGCAGTACCTTGAATGGGCATATTTACAGCAATTCTTTCTGCTTCGCTTTTAAGTCCCTGGTTTTTACTGTCAATATTGGTAATGTATAATCGCCTGCCCAAAAGGGTTTCCGCATAATGTTGTTGACGGGCTTTATAAACACACTGATTGATAAAATTGCGGATAGAAGGGAATTGGGCATAGTAATCGTCTATAATTTCTTTTGCTTCCTTCAGGGAAATACCCAATTCCCGGGAAAGTTTGCGCTGTCCCATTCCGTAGAGAATGCCGAAGTTAATGGTTTTAGCAGCTCTTCTTTGGTCGGGAGTAACATTTGCCAAAGCAATATTAAATATTTTGGCAGCCATTCTTTTATGAATATCCAGGTCTTGTTTAAATGCTTCCAGAAGGACTTCATCTTCACTCATCAGAGCCAGTAAACGCAATTCTATTTGAGAATAATCCGCATCCAGAATAAGATGTTCCTCATCCTTGGCACAAAATGCTTTCCGGATTTCGCGTCCAATTTCTGTGCGCACCGGGATATTTTGCAAATTGGGATTGGAAGAAGAAAGGCGTCCTGTGGAAGTAACTGTCTGATTAAAAGAGGAATGAATTCTTCCGG from Candidatus Cloacimonas sp. includes the following:
- a CDS encoding ABC transporter permease translates to MQHDRKKSLRDFFLFLEETVTELLHTKHNKHVSFLVVIRQIQFTGVEALPLIGFIALAIGCLTILQGYAFLNNFGQGIWVHIILVRVIVGELSGIITALVVIARSGTAISTEFGNMVVNREMQLLKSFDIAPMGYLVVSRLLGVVISLVVLTLYFNIIAVVGGWLFAQFFTQLSFSAFMSDFLSILTFPYILMSVLKSIIFGIVIAIMASYEGMSVNKASTEVPQRTIKAVVISIFTVIILDIFITWLFWISA
- a CDS encoding ATP-binding cassette domain-containing protein → MDIIFRNVVIDGLLNDFNLQFSSQGCTVLYDPCERIATTVLSALVGVTELDKGEILLDGIPREEYLKQHSLLSTFSLVFNEGIMLSNLSVHENLLLPWDKRFATEDYSAFERELQILMAELKLNCGLDLRPANLSSAQRKFFCFIRSLLLKPKIMLIDDPYYLFNKNERKMIYDFIVNHSIKNTATASSDYPNSNLANELFLQEMLIGSSDDDFTGEIATQIIDLTQSCY
- a CDS encoding endonuclease — protein: MRKPLLCLLMLFFSISIIYGDYTVNFEGTNETKTAYASGDVTLSGISWNMTEALIGNLANDWKNGTRSARLRGYGTSSMTMLENKTTGLGTLSFYYRRYGTEAQVDWKAEYSVDNGANWTQIGSVFTAPASDNPSLFSEQVNVSGNIRIRIKRATESGATDKRINIDDITLTDYTPVVPVLVLDPTVLSGFTYELGEGPSASQSYTLSGSNLSPLSGNITITGSSSFEVSSDNVTFSNSFSLPYSGGILSPATLYVRLKANLSPGNYLNENITHSGGGASVFLSVNGTVISTYVSFTTEGYTEDFTTYNSLESLPSGWTLSDQYTYGGDFGSGTAGGLRGNGVLGIQLTSSAPNNALTATLTLKNQTGATINNLNVTYQGKVARTDQTGTPKWVVSVNGTEIPALEYSTAEGTNQQISAVVTGLNIAAGDNITIQWFTTSTGTSGTRRQIGIDDVDINLNIPVNPLINVTANLVTFQTTQGTPSQPQSYFLSGVDLSQNINVSAPNGFEISVDEGITYTINTSVLPNYEGNVLVRMTGTTAGTFGGNIIHTCLGATDVNLAVAGIVTGATSYAADLFFSEYIEGSASNKSIEIFNGTGSAVNLSDYKVTLYSNGSTTPSSTLTLSGTLADSEVYVISNASANADILAVTDLTNNNVANFNGNDALALIKISTGAFIDIFGVIGNDPGAAWLGDNSYTTVNSTLVRKSSIAQGITQNPSGTGAYAFTTLVSEWDLYPQDTIDNLGSHTFNAEPQEVETPTLQATNIITYPANTDITLEWTPGNGTRRIVKINTTNSFTSPVDGSNPTANNVYSGSGEQVIFNGATQIVEGIPLNGCNVSGLTPATTYWFRIYEYNGSGSYTRFNTSVATNNPVSAITTNTQSNGYYTGITGYGSTLKTNLHNLLRTTHTTRYSYDALWIKLPYTDEDPNNSDNIIEIYTGWSVPKSYYGGGTSQWNREHTWSKSHGDFEESPPAGTDLHHLRPCDATVNSAKSNKDFDYATNPYNDSSPYNGYSQDTGCKTSTYAWEPRDEDKGDVARMIMYMAVRYEGTDTSFDLEIVDNTNTSGPNYGKLSTLLQWHIIDPPDAREMQRNNRIQELQGNRNPFIDEPMYACEIWTPMPLNTTNITTTSFTANWTAPISATKYYFQLATDANFTNIVSGYDNLDVGLNLSRNISGLSNGNTYYFRLRSYFTSGYSMYSPYQTVNLTLPASAQISTETALTEGNLNGALVNITLSNTTWRDNTLLIGNFTLNNAPAGLSLLSVQYLSSNSAQIVLSFDNTDFDNNILNFSITINAAEINNASNLFTNAIPLIAYLEIPLSIQIQGTQLQLIMQEISDADSYMVFSCTDPYGVFSDISNTGSFDPLAPYRWSYVLPADEHRFYRAVAIRNP
- the tsaB gene encoding tRNA (adenosine(37)-N6)-threonylcarbamoyltransferase complex dimerization subunit type 1 TsaB; the encoded protein is MKLALDTTQNFGSLALAKEKKVIYSAYFDIKITHSETLMPAIDYAFQFCNAERRELEALYLCIGPGSFTGLRIGLATAKGIAFALGIPLYAFSSLELAALPVCGLGKNILSVIDAKMKEVYCAFYDYNLKEIILPAVMKPEELCQLKENDFILCGSAAEMLSPLLQNAGHHFYTLSSIMQIPSAAGLFYLPEKLPEKFIPQNIENLEPMYLRAAKAQIGKKNEEGKSLVT
- a CDS encoding ferritin family protein, whose protein sequence is MHRKDFEEILDFAVMREQEAIKFYQDLQNQSHFQGQLEMLKELEAMEKSHIIAIEKIRKAGVKEEDIHKTPNLKISEYITADPEILDLGYQNILIRGMKREETSFLLYSEMSVKFPDPEISTLFRRLAADEAQHKKFFENLYDDWMRKGN
- a CDS encoding rubredoxin; the encoded protein is MQKYQCIACGWIYDPAENDNIPFEELPDDFVCPECGVGKDMFEPLD
- a CDS encoding rubrerythrin family protein; protein product: MPNIESRTAENLMKAFAGESQARMRYLYSAKTAKNEGFEQISNIFTETAENEKEHAKVFFKHLQKLGLEGEMINIMGSYPVGWSADSTLKNLEYAANGENEEWTELYPLFADIAEEEGFAEAAQSWRMIAKVEKEHEKRFRKLYDNVKNARVFIRGEKVFWKCLNCGYIHEGTEAPVVCPSCSHPQSYFELFKENY
- a CDS encoding desulfoferrodoxin — its product is MIALRQLWRCPVCGNVVEVIFVGGGELVCCGQPMQLLQENTVDASLEKHIPVVTDLGDKIEVSIGSIPHPMEEKHYITSIEVLTEKKVLRKELNPGDEPKAKFCVKMEKVLAVREYCNVHGLWKNQLK